atttttttaaagcttaaacaATCATGCACATAGAAATATAAAGTAAAAatcacatgttttttttattacctcCAATAAGGAATCTGGCGATTTCACGTTCAGCAGCAAGCTGAAGAGGAagttgaaaagaaaaagtagGATCTTCATACCTTCCACGTTTCTGAAGAGTTGTAGAATTAGTCTGAATCCCATAACTAATAACACTATCATTCTTTTCACCAAAATGAATCGCACCAGGACATTGCATAGGATTATTCAATAACCATTCATCAACTTCATATTTATCACCAAACGATTTAACTTTCCAATTAGGTATAACCCTACCAGGATTATTCCTAATTATTCGATCAACAATTGTATGAAACTTCGGATTCTTATCACCACTCCATACGAAATCATAACAAGGTTTTTTGATGAAGAATTTGTTTTCACAAGGTGGAATTGATGGTGAAGGTTGTAATTTAGGGTTTTTAACTGTTTTGTATGCTGAAGTTGTTGAAGTTTGTGCTTTAATTGCTTTGTCAATGGCGAATATTAAGAAGATGAAGATAATTGGTGAGAATAATTGGAGAAGAATTGATCGCTTACTTCGCCATGAGagtaatatgtttttttttagtaacGCTTTGTATTGTTGTGTTACTATAGAGAAAGCGTTTGTCatgatgatgattttttctctGTTTTGGGTAAACACAAAACAGAGAGATGAACAAGACAATGTGATAGTGAAACACAATGTCGTTGAAATAGGgtggatatatatatagtattttttatttttgactttatttttatttaagtttttgTCTTTACTAATttacttgtatattttttttaaccacaaatatattattattaaaaatcagGTCTTTGTTCAAGACGAACATGACCAGTAAAAAAAGGCTACAAAACAAAGGCGtcgtatataagcggaacaccaatgaaaaCACTAAAACATATACCACCTAATAAATGTCAACTCTAATCTCATTCTTAAAAGGACACTCCTCAGTTTTCATACCACCAGAGAATACATCAACCCGACCCATAAAGATGTCACTAGACactaactcccgatctcgaatcaaaagtgatcggcccaTCAGAATAAAAAAAACAGCTTCGTGAGCgaaaagttattttacacatgcgtttaataatataccaacacatTATGATGTTTGAAAACACGTGATGTGTCACACTCactaaatgatgtgacaacaaatcattagatgcatgtgtaaaaaaaaaaactttaatttcaatttttaattttttttaacaatataagGAGTGTTGTTAacatgttttcttcttcttcacgaAACATGTTGATAGCATTAGCACACGTTATTATTAGAATATATATTTTGACTAATGTCTTTATGTAAATTAATTAGCCATTACTATCCTTTACTTAGTGTAGAATCAGGATGAATCAAAACTGATGTATATATACACATTGGATAACACGGTATAATCAAGGAGATTAAACATTCTtttatggtatcagagcaaatcATTAGATATTGTGACAAGAATCGGATACAACGTTAGCAACACCACGATACTGTGACAATGTTAATGCTATCTACTTATCAGGTAATTCCATTTAACATCAACGCACAAAACACATTGAGATGAATATTCATTTTGTGCATGAAAAGGTTGCTCGTGGTCAGATACGCGTTCTACATGTTCCTTCATGCTACCAAATagcttatatttttacaaagagTCTTCCGCTGCAGCTGTTCAGTGACTTCAGTTATAGTCTCAACATTCGACATCCTCCCATTTCGACTACGGATCtattagaatataaaataaaatattctttgtATCTCATATTTTGagtaatttatttctttttttagaaaaaagatCTTTCACGAGATTCAAAAAAAGATCttaacttatatttatattcattacGAACTTGGATTTGTGATAATGATTTAAACTAGAGAAAAGCTAAAATGTGCCTCAAGAGCACATGTTAgtgattaaaaaaagaaatattttatcataaataatgcatttactttactttttaaacttgatcacaaattaattacaaaatttaagaaaatgtttcttttcttaAACAATATATGCTTGTGACGTCTTTATGTAAATTAATTAGCCATTGCTAGCCTTTATTAGTGTAGAATCAGGATGATTCAGAACTGATGTACTACACATTGGATAACACGGTATAATCAAGGAAATTAAACATTCTTTTAGTTatgttcaataaaaaaaaagattaaatataattaacacccaaaaaagtcaaaaaaaaatattgtgtagTAATACTTTACGTAAATATACGAGAATTTGTCTAAgtgttgttttaattaaatCGAAAGGAAACTACTCGGAAATTTGTGATATTGTTTTTGGTAAAGTAGATTGATTATGTATTGTTATAATAATAAGTTCCATTAATCCTTTTTTTCTCTGTTTCTTTGCCATTCGATATGACCGAAACTATACCAGGCTGTTAGACagtgtttgttttattttataatggTATGTGCAAAAGGTGTAATATATCTATCTCTTGGTTTGTATAAACTATAAAGAATACTTTTTCTCCTAACAACTAACAAAGGTAAATGGGTTGCATAAAGAATACTTAGACGGCAGGATAAATTTCGTATCAATATTAtgataatctaaaaaaaaatagtgagtaGCAATTAATAATCATCTGgtaaacataattaaatatatatttaaatagtCTTAACAATAAGTCACTAAGTTCAATCTAGTGGTAAGAAATTTGAATAACATGCATGAGATCTTGGATTCGATTCTATGCTCCatcgtaaaaataaataaataaattgtcttAACAATATAATTTGTAGTTGAAAACTGAGCAATGTTAGACTATCCTTAAAAGTTAACATAGTTATAATAAGCTCAATAACATTATTTAACATCCCCAACCCAATAAATGAATATGGTATAAGAAGATCATCTCAAACATCCTTTCCTACCTGCATGGCCATACTCCTCTCCAAATCAAGTCTGCAAGCAACAGTTGTCTCGGGATGCATTGTTGCTTGATACAACATCGCATTCTTCACCCTCTGCAGAAGGCTCACTAGTTCTCTTCTGGTTTAATCTATTTCCTTCTCTTCTCTTTTTACACAAAAAGAATGTTCAAGATTCAATATATAAAACCAAATTCACGAGGAAGCTTTATCTTTTAGTTAAGGTTCTTACCAAATCTATCAGAGATTTCTGTGCATAGACCATTATAATAGAACCAATTTTCCATATTGTTTAAACCCACTTTGCCATCATTGCAAGGAGTTTAGTGCTACGGTAAATTCTGAGAACTGTTAGTGTTAGGATTTTAACTAAGCTGGTAATGATGTGTTTAGGCATCTACAATTGATGGTTTGCTTAGTTTTATATCAATGTATGAAGAAACACCTTTATGTATGAAGTCATCAATAGATACTAGCTTCATCCACCAACCTGTCTCATAGTACTTCTAGTATCATCAACAATTTAAAAATATCTAACATAATGTATTTGAGAACAATTcacaagaataaaaaaaattacaatttgaTCATAGTCTTGTTTCCTTAAACATGGAATTGCATGCTAGCTTCATCCAACATTAGAAAGTAAACAGATCCACATATTGCAAGTTAAAAACATGTCCACAATCACTAAAAATCCACATGTAAGTCAACACGCCAGAACCTAACAACCACATATatagttttagtttttttaaccATAAAAGCCAAAACAAACATCATGAACCAAAGTTAAAGAAATACTAGCAAATCAATCATCATCACCATCGACTTCttcttcaaaatcaaaatcattagATGCTATGCTCCATTTTGTCATCACCATCAATTTCACTCCATTACTTCAAAGTCATCGTCGTCGTCTTCCCGATCTACATATCATAATTGAAGAGGTTAATAATTAAAGTGACCACTAGTTATGAAAACAATACAGTCATATGTATTTACATTTAAATTATATAGATAGATTACCATGGCTAACAAAATTGTACAACCAACTGCGAGTACACAATCTAGCATCCATGTTCATCGGTAACATACGATGTTTATACTTGTTAAAGACATGATAGCCCATGCAAAAATCACGAGTGGAAGCAATAGTGGCAATGGAAACACTTAACAAGTCGCAAGCCAATATTGATAGATCTGGAAATCGATCATTATTACTTTTCCACCATTGTAATACATCCATATCTTCATGATAACCGAAATCCAAATTTGACTCATCTAAGTAAATCTCAAGTTGAGACTTTGTGGATTCAGTAACAAGCTGCTGATAGTGCATGTTCAATTCCTATTATATTTCATAAGAGAAAAGGAAAGCAATGAAGTTAAACAAATACAATATAGAAGGTAATTAAATTGTTAATTCCAAAAATAGATACAAACTTACATCATATAAGCTGTGAGATGAAGACTTTGGCAATGGCATGCTAGAAGACTGGTCCTGAGTAGTTCTTTGCACACCACCAGAATAATTGCTTTCGCCAGAATACTTGTCAAATAGCATGTACAACTCGCTCTTTACATGTTGCAACTTCCCTTCACAGGTTGATGCATCAAGTTTTGAGTAACAGTAAGCCAAGGTTGACAACTTCATCTGCGGGGTCAAGAACCGCTCCCA
This portion of the Trifolium pratense cultivar HEN17-A07 linkage group LG3, ARS_RC_1.1, whole genome shotgun sequence genome encodes:
- the LOC123916592 gene encoding zinc finger BED domain-containing protein DAYSLEEPER-like, encoding MTTVLFLHWERFLTPQMKLSTLAYCYSKLDASTCEGKLQHVKSELYMLFDKYSGESNYSGGVQRTTQDQSSSMPLPKSSSHSLYDELNMHYQQLVTESTKSQLEIYLDESNLDFGYHEDMDVLQWWKSNNDRFPDLSILACDLLSVSIATIASTRDFCMGYHVFNKYKHRMLPMNMDARLCTRSWLYNFVSHDREDDDDDFEVME